Proteins co-encoded in one Centropristis striata isolate RG_2023a ecotype Rhode Island chromosome 24, C.striata_1.0, whole genome shotgun sequence genomic window:
- the LOC131962604 gene encoding adhesion G-protein coupled receptor G7-like, with protein sequence MQQERAFLVAHLLSFINLVYVENFCRAQQLAGYSFPRTPIGWFAYSDELCKVGTSGAGKPRASTRCSTKNGPPSFEPPQVYLCDQTLGDIQQNLTSPAALETLASSTQILTSKPEELTAENITTAAQITNTLLLSPNATEVVRVAAIATVSQLLNASVPDNSEENSATLELTKTLDQLSVDLSLSSNMSQSQVVQPNLVVQSAQIAAADTLGVQFTSLSGTSGSFVADRIVLNTNTSTIVGENGISDALIYVRFPPAAVDVHQQPENVSLGFVLYQNDRFFRSRRYSRRRVTVRVLSATFRGQERRTVPQHVEMQFRPTVLEGTALFHFACVFWDYSLQDWSTAGCSKGDASDGLLRCFCNHTTNFAALWSFRENYEYAEALDVISIVGLSFSVLGLVVTIIHHLKDNFQRKSRDRETNKNSKLALLSICVSLLAFILTFLSGAVNSSRQYDSPVEVYKQTNTVLDSDEHVEPDGGSCTAVAALLHFFLLATFLWNFLYGMQLVLLFRTMRQNLPPHWTSISVTVGWGVPAIAMASTLGISYRVDDPLGYRQEEFCWLAALDKNKQFDFGKPMFWGFLLPLALILISNVVLLVLTSLTICRTDPTLNSTRPSSLWKKFFISFSLAMLLGLSWTMGYLVLVTKGPAHLVFSILFCVCTTTQGFQIFVLFTARTASFRASVSTSVEYVSSVNIPLRNRVYKLQRSWETYSSEFYRDL encoded by the exons ATGCAACAGGAGAGGGCGTtcctggtggcacacctg CTGTCATTTATTAACCTTGTCTATGTAGAAAATTTCTGCCGTGCCCAACAGTTGGCTGGATACAGTTTCCCACGCACGCCCATCGGCTGGTTTGCATATTCAGACGAACTCTGTAAAGTAGGAACGAGTGGTG CTGGTAAACCCCGAGCTTCGACCAGATGTTCCACCAAGAATGGACCACCAAGTTTTGAGCCCCCACAGGTCTATCTGTGTGACCAGACGCTCGGCGACATACAACAAAAT CTGACGAGTCCTGCTGCCTTAGAGACGTTGGCGAGCAGCACTCAGATTCTGACGTCCAAACCTGAAGAGTTGACGGCTGAAAACATCACAACAGCAGCTCAGATCACCAACACGCTGCTGCTGTCTCCAAACGCCACAGAG GTCGTCAGGGTGGCTGCCATAGCAACAGTCAGCCAGCTGCTGAACGCCAGCGTGCCAGACAACAGCGAGGAAAACAGCGCTACACTGGA ACTCACAAAGACCCTGGACCAGCTCTCTGTGGACCTGAGCCTCAGTTCCAACATGTCTCAGTCTCAGGTGGTCCAACCCAACCTGGTGGTCCAGTCGGCACAAATCGCTGCTGCAGACACTCTGGGAGTCCAGTTCACCTCGCTCTCAG GGACATCTGGCAGTTTCGTCGCCGACAGAATTGTGCTGAACACCAACACATCGACAATTGTGGGGGAAAACGGGATTTCTGACGCTCTGATATACGTTCGATTCCCACCAG CAGCCGTTGATGTTCATCAGCAGCCAGAAAACGTCTCGCTGGGTTTCGTCCTCTACCAGAACGACCGTTTCTTCAGGTCGAGGCGCTACAGTCGGAGGCGGGTCACTGTCAGGGTCCTGTCTGCCACCTTCAGAGGTCAGGAGCGCCGCACGGTGCCACAACATGTGGAGATGCAATTCAGACCAACG GTTTTGGAGGGGACAGCTCTGTTCcactttgcttgtgttttctggGACTACAGTCTACAGGACTGGAGCACCGCCGGCTGCTCCAAAGGAGACGCTTCAGACGGACTCCTCAGATGTTTCTGCAACCACACCACCAACTTCGCTGCTCTCTGG tcttTCAGAGAGAACTATGAGTATGCAGAAGCCCTGGATGTGATTTCTATTGTTggactttctttttctgttctggGTTTGGTTGTTACGATAATCCACCACCTTAAAGACAA ctttcAGAGAAAGTCCCGTGATCGTGAGACTAATAAGAACTCGAAGCTCGCTCTGCTGAGCATCTGCGTCAGCCTGCTGGCCTTCATCCTCACCTTCCTCTCTGGAGCTGTCAACTCCAGCCGACAGTACGACAGTCCGGTGGAGGTATACAAACAGACCAACACGGTCCTGGACTCTGACGAACACGTGGAGCCAGACGGAGGCTCGTGTACGGCGGTGGCGGCTCTGCTTCACTTCTTCCTGTTAGCCACGTTCTTGTGGAACTTCCTGTATGGCATGCAGCTGGTACTGCTGTTCCGGACGATGCGTCAAAATTTGCCTCCACACTGGACTTCCATTAGTGTCACTGTGGGATGGG GAGTCCCAGCCATCGCCATGGCATCCACACTGGGCATCTCCTACAGAGTGGACGACCCGCTCGGATACAGACAGGAGGAATT TTGCTGGCTCGCAGCTCTGGATAAGAACAAACAGTTTGACTTTGGGAAGCCGATGTTTTGGGGTTTCCTCCTTCCACTCGCTCTGATTCTGATCTCCAACGTGGTTCTCTTGGTTCTGACATCCCTGACTATTTGCAGAACCGACCCCACCCTCAACAG CACCAGACCTTCCTCTTTGTGGAAGaagtttttcatcagtttttctCTGGCCATGTTACTGGGTCTGTCCTGGACTATGGGCTACCTGGTGCTCGTCACTAAAGGCCCCGCCCACCTGGTCTTCAGCATCCTTTTCTGCGTCTGTACAACCACACAG GGTTTTCAGATATTTGTCCTCTTCACAGCCAGGACGGCGTCCTTCAGAGCCTCTGTTTCCACATCCGTTGAGTATGTCTCATCCGTCAACATTCCACTCAGAAACAGAGTATACAAGTTGCAGAGGAGCTGGGAGACGTACAGCTCCGAGTTTTACAGAGACCTTTAA
- the LOC131962828 gene encoding sorting nexin-9-like: protein MAQQAKILYDFTAEPGNNELSVRQGETVFVLDQTVGGGWISAQNFNGQTGLVPEGYLQVCGSGEAGGDSWSGAEAFVNNPTDGYTHTQHAAEDDDGEWDDDWDDQSVGGYHGDNQQDEEGGASGRSTHGPSMKLSLNKFPFSKGPSPEVFLLAKPPANSRDRLPVYMGEVGPVWLYPTTPLDCWIADPKKESKLYGLKSFIEYQVTPNSTNTPVNHRYKHFDWLYERLLEKFGSVLPIPSLPDKQVTGRFEADFIMTRMEQLQAWMTRLCRHPVVSQSEVLQLFLTYRDEKEWKAGKRTAERDETVGPVIFSLVEPEAPELDAVQVERQCELYSRFTKSMDDGVKELLNVGHTHWKRCTGPLPKEYERIGRAFRNLSAVFISSQYPGEATLTDALTAAGKTYEEIAQIVAEQPQKDLHFLLETNSEYKGLLGCFPEIIAVHKAAVEKVKEADRLVSAGKINNDDKKCMNHRISCMSYSLQAEMNHFHSNRIYDYNRVMQLYLEQQVTFYQQIADKLRGALSQFTTL from the exons ATGGCTCAACAG gcTAAAATTCTGTATGACTTCACAGCAGAACCAGGAAACAATGAGCTGTCAGTCCGACAGGGAGAGACCGTCTTTGTGCTAGAccag ACTGTGGGTGGAGGCTGGATCTCAGCCCAGAACTTTAACGGACAAACCGGACTGGTACCTGAGGGGTATTTACAG GTCTGTGGCAGCGGTGAAGCAGGAGGGGACTCGTGGTCAGGGGCGGAGGCTTTTGTCAACAACCCAACAGACGGATATAcgcacacacaacacg CCGCTGAGGACGATGACGGTGAGTGGGACGACGACTGGGATGACCAATCTGTGGGTGGTTACCATGGTGACAATCAGCAGGATGAGGAGGGTGGGGCTTCAGGAAGGAGTACCCACGGACCCTCCATGAAGCTTTCCCTGAACAA GTTTCCGTTCTCCAAAGGTCCGAGTCCGGAAGTCTTCTTGTTGGCTAAACCTCCGGCTAACAGCAGAGACAGACTTCCTGTTTAC ATGGGAGAGGTCGGTCCGGTCTGGCTGTACCCGACGACTCCTCTCGACTGTTGGATCGCCGACCCAAAGAAAGAGTCTAAACTTTACGGACTGAAGAGCTTCATCGAGTACCAGGTTACTCCAAAT TCAACCAACACGCCTGTCAATCATCGCTACAAGCACTTTGATTGGCTGTACGAGCGTCTACTGGAGAAGTTTGGCTCGGTGCTGCCCATCCCCTCGCTGCCTGACAAACAGGTGACAG GTAGGTTCGAGGCGGACTTCATCATGACGAGGATGGAGCAGCTGCAGGCGTGGATGACCCGGCTGTGTCGCCACCCCGTCGTCTCTCAGAGTGAGGTCCTTCAGCTGTTCCTCACCTACAGAGACGAGAAG GAGTGGAAGGCGGGAAAGAGGACAGCGGAGAGAGACGAGACGGTGGGACCGGTGATTTTCAGCCTCGTTGAACCTGAAGCTCCGGAGCTTGACGCCGTCCAGGT ggagcGTCAGTGTGAACTCTACAGTCGTTTTACAAAGTCGATGGATGACGGAGTCAAAGAGCTGCTGAACGTCGGACACACTCACTGGAAACGCTGCACCGGAC cgcTGCCTAAAGAGTACGAGCGGATCGGTCGAGCCTTCAGGAACCTGTCAGCTGTTTTCATCAGCAGCCAGTATCCAG GAGAGGCCACGCTGACAGACGCTCTGACCGCTGCTGGAAAAACATACGAAGAGATCGCACAGATTGTTGCTGAGCAG CCTCAGAAGGACCTTCACTTCCTGCTGGAGACAAACAGCGAGTACAAAGGCCTGCTGGGATGTTTCCCAGAAATCATTGCTGTACACAAG GCTGCAGTGGAGAAGGTGAAGGAAGCCGATCGTCTGGTTTCTGCCGGAAAAATCAACAATGATGATAAGAAGTGCATGAACCATCGAATCAGCTGCATGAGCTACTCCCTGCAGG CTGAGATGAATCATTTCCATAGTAACCGTATCTATGACTACAACAGAGTGATGCAGCTGTACCTGGAGCAGCAGGTGACCTTCTACCAACAG atcgCTGATAAGCTGAGAGGAGCTCTGAGCCAGTTCACCACGCTGTGA